TCTTTTTGCAGGAAGATGGAGAAATTATGTACCCCATGACGATTGTATATCTCCTCCAATTCCGGCCATATAGGATTGTGGCGTCTTTCATATTCCGCTGCCATCCCGTCTTTCGCCTGTATTAAAAATGCTTTACGGATCATACAGCCAATTTTACCGGTGAAGAAGTTGTGGAAGTCCTGTATTCCATGGCCAGGTCTTTTGCCGTGAGGAACCTGGCTCCACGTTGCCGCAACAGTGTACATAAGTTATCAAACTCAGTAAGTGCTTTTTCGCCGCAGTTTTTTACGATGAACGGTAGCGGTTTTACACTGCATTCACCAAAATCCAAAGCGCCTTGCGGCATCTTGTAAAACTCCCAGGGATGCAGATAAAAACACAGTACAGGACGTTTTTGATGGTCCTGCACATACCCCAGAAAATTCTCTACTTTTTCCATCAGCACTTTAGCAGATTTGGTGCGGAATAGTGGCCACTGGTCACGGTCGCGTTGATAAGGATCATTACTTTCCATGGTGAGATCACAGAAATTAGGGATTTCCACAAGCTTCATTTTGCCGGGTTTAGTCCAGTCTTTGGCGGAAGGATGGTACGGTACAAAAGGTTTGTTATAGAAATACAATGGAAAAGATGCATCGGAAATGTATCCCAGTTTCTCCAGCACATTCATGACACGGGTACTACCCCACAGCCGCGGGCAACGGAAGCTAACCGGTTGTTCGCCGCTCACATCGCGGACAATTTTTGTAGCAATCGTCAGACGGCCTTCCACTTCCGAAGGAAGGATGGGCCAATTGTTGGGTAAGGGGAAAATAGGATCCCCCAATGTTTCATGCAGCAATCCATGACAACCGGTTTCATGTCCGGCATCGCGGACACGCTTTACCATAACAGGATTGTTCTCCGCCGCATGGCCTGTCCAGTAAAAGGTGGCGGGCACTTTGTGTTTTTTCAGGATCTTCAGCAAGGGAGGCGTTCCCTTACGCACCCCTTCATAGAAAGGCGTAAAAGAACCGATATCCGTTTCCATATCAAAACCAAATACTACATCAAATGGTAGTTGTTCTTTGGACGATACTTTTAATTTATTTTTTGTGAGACGCATTTTTTAGCATTTAAACGGGTGAAAGAATTATTTATATTTCATGGAATACTTCACGGGCAGCATCAATAGCCTGTTCTATATCCGCTGCCGTATGTGCAATACTGATATACCATAATCCTCTTCCGATAATCCTTACTTTTCTATTGTGCATACCGGCAATGAACCTGCCGAGTTTGGCGCGGTCAAATGATAAAGTATCCCGGTAATCTTTTGCGGCCGTTAGTTCCGTAAAAGCAATATTAAACATGGGGCCGGGGCCTTGTACCAATACCTTATGTCCTGCTGCTGCGGCAGCCTCCCACAGTCCTTCCATTAATTGTTTACCATAAGTAAATAGCCGCTCGTAAGGCTGTTCCTTTTCCAACACTTCAATGGTTGCCAATGCCGCTGCAACGGGGGAATTGCCGGCATTCATAGTACCGGCATGAATTACTTTCGCCGACTCAATCACCTCCATCCACGCGCGCTTTCCTACCACAGCACTGATCGGATATCCGCTTGCCATGGCTTTGGCAAAAATGGATATATCCGGAACGACCTTAAAATATTGCTGAGCGCCTCCCAGGCTCATTCTGAAACCGGTAATCACTTCATCAAAAATGCAGGCGATACCATACTGATCACATATTTTCCGCAGACCTTCCAGGAAGCCCGCTACAGGCGGAATACAGCCATTGTTGCACATCACCGGCTCCGTGATGATACCGGCAATTTCTTCATACCGTTCTGCCACCGTGCTTTCCAGTAATGCGAGGTCGTTCCACGGCAGGATGATAAATTCATCTTTGGCCCGTTCGGGAATACCCTGCGACCACGGAAATACATTCGGATGCTCCCGGCTGCCCAGCGCCTGCACATCAGGAGTGGAAATACCCCAGGCAACGTTGTCCAGCCAGCCGTGATAATG
The Chitinophaga sp. MM2321 DNA segment above includes these coding regions:
- a CDS encoding polysaccharide deacetylase family protein, coding for MRLTKNKLKVSSKEQLPFDVVFGFDMETDIGSFTPFYEGVRKGTPPLLKILKKHKVPATFYWTGHAAENNPVMVKRVRDAGHETGCHGLLHETLGDPIFPLPNNWPILPSEVEGRLTIATKIVRDVSGEQPVSFRCPRLWGSTRVMNVLEKLGYISDASFPLYFYNKPFVPYHPSAKDWTKPGKMKLVEIPNFCDLTMESNDPYQRDRDQWPLFRTKSAKVLMEKVENFLGYVQDHQKRPVLCFYLHPWEFYKMPQGALDFGECSVKPLPFIVKNCGEKALTEFDNLCTLLRQRGARFLTAKDLAMEYRTSTTSSPVKLAV
- a CDS encoding aspartate aminotransferase family protein, translated to MDLQYSQSARLLERAKKVMAGGVSSEFRKYSYPHALFYTHGKGSRLYDVDGNEYLDFTLSQGPLLLGHAHPYVQEAVQQYAANGQLFAGQHIRELELAEKMNQLIHSAELMRFCLDGSEAVQTAFRVARAKTGRKKFLRFEGHYHGWLDNVAWGISTPDVQALGSREHPNVFPWSQGIPERAKDEFIILPWNDLALLESTVAERYEEIAGIITEPVMCNNGCIPPVAGFLEGLRKICDQYGIACIFDEVITGFRMSLGGAQQYFKVVPDISIFAKAMASGYPISAVVGKRAWMEVIESAKVIHAGTMNAGNSPVAAALATIEVLEKEQPYERLFTYGKQLMEGLWEAAAAAGHKVLVQGPGPMFNIAFTELTAAKDYRDTLSFDRAKLGRFIAGMHNRKVRIIGRGLWYISIAHTAADIEQAIDAAREVFHEI